The following proteins come from a genomic window of Kitasatospora sp. NBC_01246:
- a CDS encoding MerR family transcriptional regulator, with product MLSAVDKVRAGAGDGRREYRVEELAEAAGITTRTLRFYRERKLLQPPRKEGRIAWYGEAHLHRLGVIAELLERGHTLGGIAELIGAGESGRDVAELIGLEAAIIAPWSDETPVHLDWDELKTAFGDQLTEENTAESVAQGYISVEEDGITHVSRRLMDATTALVAEGVPLAVVLEASRRAQEHVDAIAEIFTALARDQLLGPLAADTPLPPGEAARLTEQILRVRPLARTVTDAQFALAMDRRVHAEYDGLLRQRREQREDGGTDDRRDGGADERRDADGRGDPGTPCAQA from the coding sequence ATGCTGAGCGCCGTGGACAAGGTCAGAGCGGGTGCGGGCGACGGACGACGCGAGTACCGGGTGGAGGAGCTGGCCGAGGCGGCCGGCATCACCACCCGGACGCTGCGTTTCTACCGCGAGCGCAAGCTGCTCCAGCCGCCGCGCAAGGAGGGCCGGATCGCCTGGTACGGCGAGGCCCATCTGCACCGGCTGGGGGTGATCGCCGAACTGCTGGAGCGCGGCCACACCCTGGGCGGCATCGCCGAGCTGATCGGCGCCGGGGAGAGCGGCCGGGACGTCGCCGAGCTGATCGGCCTGGAGGCCGCGATCATCGCGCCCTGGTCGGACGAGACGCCCGTCCACCTCGACTGGGACGAGCTGAAGACCGCCTTCGGTGACCAGCTCACCGAGGAGAACACCGCCGAGTCCGTCGCCCAGGGCTACATCTCGGTCGAGGAGGACGGGATCACCCACGTCAGCCGGCGGCTGATGGACGCCACCACGGCCCTGGTCGCCGAAGGCGTGCCGCTCGCGGTCGTGCTGGAGGCCAGCCGCCGCGCCCAGGAGCACGTGGACGCGATCGCCGAGATCTTCACCGCGCTGGCCCGCGACCAGCTCCTGGGCCCGCTCGCCGCCGACACCCCGCTGCCCCCCGGTGAGGCGGCCCGCCTCACCGAGCAGATCCTCCGGGTGCGGCCACTGGCCCGGACGGTCACGGACGCCCAGTTCGCCCTGGCCATGGACCGGCGGGTGCACGCCGAGTACGACGGGCTGCTGCGCCAGCGCCGGGAGCAGCGGGAGGACGGCGGTACGGACGACCGGCGGGACGGCGGAGCGGACGAGCGGCGGGACGCGGACGGCCGGGGCGACCCCGGCACGCCCTGCGCGCAGGCGTAG
- a CDS encoding MFS transporter encodes MSVVTRFRSAAQLTGGGVLLWSLLGRLPNAMCPIGTLLLVTRNTGSVWRGSVVAGALALGQAVGGPLVGRLADRRGQRTVGLVTALVNTVAVLALVAASEGGLPLAAQIAPAALIGLSVPLVGPLSRSRWVRLAGGDAELTSSMLSLDGIVDEVSFTTGPALVGLLATLVSPAAGLLTAAALVGVGATLFALHPTAPPGTGPDARRRSAEPLMSPPYVLLLAGMALLGACFGSVQVGVTATTDALGRPGAAGLIYGFMGFTSAFAGIATAALPARWELAARLRAGTVLLFATSVLLLFSGGGVLALAGAVGCLGMAVAPQMITMFGLVERTVPTARLGEAMAALVSAIILAQSAGTFLGGWAADHLAPEAPFRITVVAAAAALLLAAATATDRRYPRRSALPVPLPAPVPVKTDTLDPAVEPVPVRGVKTAQNAPNVRPLRAGREGSEEPIRPSRA; translated from the coding sequence ATGTCCGTGGTCACGAGGTTCCGTTCGGCGGCGCAGCTGACGGGTGGTGGGGTGCTGCTCTGGTCGCTGCTCGGCCGGTTGCCGAACGCGATGTGCCCGATCGGCACCCTGCTGCTGGTCACCCGGAACACCGGCAGCGTCTGGCGCGGCTCGGTGGTGGCCGGGGCGCTGGCCCTCGGTCAGGCGGTCGGCGGGCCGCTGGTCGGCCGGCTCGCGGACCGGCGCGGGCAGCGCACCGTCGGCCTGGTCACCGCGCTCGTCAACACGGTCGCGGTGCTCGCCCTGGTGGCCGCGTCCGAGGGCGGTCTGCCGCTCGCCGCACAGATCGCGCCGGCCGCGCTGATCGGCCTCTCGGTCCCGCTGGTCGGGCCGCTGTCACGCAGCCGCTGGGTCCGGCTGGCGGGCGGGGACGCGGAGTTGACGTCCTCGATGCTCTCGCTGGACGGCATCGTGGACGAGGTCAGCTTCACCACCGGGCCGGCCCTGGTCGGTCTGCTCGCCACCCTGGTCTCCCCGGCCGCCGGGCTGCTCACCGCGGCGGCGCTGGTCGGCGTCGGCGCCACCCTGTTCGCGCTGCACCCGACCGCGCCGCCCGGTACCGGGCCGGACGCCCGGCGGCGCTCCGCCGAGCCCCTGATGAGCCCTCCGTACGTGCTGCTGCTCGCCGGGATGGCGCTGCTGGGCGCCTGCTTCGGCTCGGTGCAGGTCGGGGTCACCGCCACCACGGACGCGCTGGGCCGGCCCGGTGCGGCTGGGTTGATCTACGGCTTCATGGGATTCACCAGTGCCTTCGCGGGCATCGCCACCGCCGCGCTGCCGGCCCGTTGGGAGCTGGCGGCCCGGTTGCGGGCCGGGACGGTCCTGCTGTTCGCCACCTCCGTCCTGCTGCTCTTCTCCGGTGGCGGCGTACTCGCCCTGGCCGGAGCCGTCGGGTGCCTGGGCATGGCCGTCGCACCTCAGATGATCACCATGTTCGGCCTGGTGGAGCGGACCGTGCCGACGGCGCGGCTCGGCGAGGCGATGGCGGCGCTGGTCAGCGCGATCATCCTGGCCCAGTCGGCGGGGACGTTCCTCGGCGGCTGGGCGGCCGACCACCTCGCGCCCGAAGCGCCCTTCCGGATCACCGTCGTCGCCGCGGCGGCCGCCCTGCTGCTCGCCGCCGCGACGGCCACCGACCGCCGCTACCCGCGCCGTTCGGCGCTGCCGGTACCACTGCCGGCACCGGTACCGGTGAAGACGGACACCCTGGACCCGGCGGTCGAGCCGGTCCCGGTCCGTGGGGTGAAGACCGCACAGAACGCCCCGAATGTGCGGCCGTTGCGGGCCGGCCGTGAAGGAAGCGAGGAGCCGATCCGGCCCTCCCGGGCGTAA
- a CDS encoding DUF6895 family protein, translating to MTDNQLLSSAQQLGSRAMAWLHDCHERGFGRLPDDVTIDLADPNNAYKPLAESALAASLVLRDGVTGPHDARIARELLDFGWSQLREGNLLYERLLRYPVMTDPLETYVHFARSGYRHAPLEELLESLTKVRGIQAIEMMPNRRLALANARRVIGLRNQPDDWDALTSRTWLGATPEPWAIDWLTGYHITHAVFHLTDWGARPEGMPEPMRDYVRNWLPVWVDTWLEVGQWDLVGELLVVDSCIGEPVTGTQGWEALAAIQREDGLIPRESAEPVSDDPEQAFRDHEHTAVVAVVAGTVTLSRALGGAAVAA from the coding sequence ATGACCGATAACCAGCTCCTGTCCTCCGCACAGCAGTTGGGATCGCGTGCGATGGCCTGGCTGCACGACTGCCACGAGCGCGGCTTCGGCCGGCTCCCCGACGACGTCACCATCGACCTGGCCGATCCGAACAACGCCTACAAGCCGCTCGCCGAGTCCGCCCTCGCCGCGTCACTCGTCCTGCGGGACGGCGTCACCGGCCCCCACGACGCCCGCATCGCCCGCGAACTCCTGGACTTCGGCTGGTCCCAACTGCGGGAGGGGAACCTCCTGTACGAGCGGCTGCTGCGCTACCCCGTGATGACCGACCCGCTGGAGACGTACGTCCACTTCGCCCGGTCCGGCTACCGGCACGCCCCGCTGGAGGAGCTCCTGGAGTCCCTGACGAAGGTCCGCGGGATCCAGGCCATCGAGATGATGCCCAACCGGCGGCTCGCCCTCGCCAACGCGCGCCGGGTGATCGGACTGCGCAATCAGCCCGACGACTGGGACGCCCTCACCTCCCGGACCTGGCTCGGCGCGACACCGGAACCCTGGGCCATCGACTGGCTGACCGGTTACCACATCACCCACGCCGTCTTCCACCTCACCGACTGGGGTGCCCGGCCCGAGGGCATGCCCGAACCGATGCGCGACTACGTCCGCAACTGGCTGCCGGTCTGGGTCGACACCTGGCTGGAGGTCGGCCAGTGGGACCTCGTCGGCGAACTCCTGGTGGTCGACTCGTGCATCGGGGAGCCCGTCACCGGCACGCAGGGCTGGGAGGCGCTGGCCGCGATCCAGCGCGAGGACGGGCTGATCCCGCGCGAGAGCGCCGAGCCGGTCTCGGACGACCCCGAGCAGGCCTTCCGCGACCACGAGCACACCGCCGTCGTCGCCGTGGTGGCTGGCACCGTCACCCTGTCGCGGGCACTCGGCGGCGCCGCGGTCGCGGCCTGA
- a CDS encoding alpha/beta fold hydrolase, whose amino-acid sequence MSPAIPADCVPPAPAEELVIRSADGSRLHAEIHGQPGAPTVVLAHGWTCSTVFWAPVIHRLADRYRVVAYDQRGHGRSEVPPSRLRYSTRALAEDLSAVLTRTVPAGERAVLVGHSMGGMTVMAAAGRPEVAERTAAAVLVSTGPADLVTELLVLPEAVRPARLRRFLHRQGLRSRLPLGPVGPVSRAALKYVTMGAGSPADRVEATARVVHACPTAVRARWAGVLDSLDVRAGLARLTVPTAVVVGTDDRLTPPAHAHRIVAALPDPQGLLLLPGAGHMVPIERPAEVAAEIERLATAHLPAVHRPSPQRSLTA is encoded by the coding sequence ATGAGCCCCGCGATCCCCGCCGACTGCGTCCCGCCCGCCCCCGCCGAGGAGTTGGTGATCCGCTCGGCCGACGGGAGCCGGCTGCACGCCGAGATCCACGGGCAGCCCGGCGCCCCGACCGTGGTGCTCGCCCACGGCTGGACCTGCTCGACCGTCTTCTGGGCGCCGGTGATCCACCGGCTCGCCGACCGCTACCGGGTGGTGGCCTACGACCAGCGCGGCCACGGCCGCAGCGAGGTCCCGCCCAGCCGGCTCCGCTACTCCACCCGGGCGCTCGCCGAGGACCTCTCCGCCGTGCTCACCCGGACCGTCCCGGCGGGGGAGCGGGCCGTCCTGGTCGGCCACAGCATGGGCGGTATGACCGTGATGGCCGCCGCCGGCCGCCCCGAGGTCGCCGAGCGGACCGCCGCCGCGGTGCTGGTCTCCACCGGCCCGGCCGACCTGGTGACCGAGCTGCTCGTACTGCCGGAGGCGGTGCGCCCGGCACGGCTGCGGCGCTTCCTGCACCGGCAGGGCCTGCGCTCCCGGCTGCCGCTCGGTCCGGTCGGCCCGGTCAGCCGTGCGGCGCTCAAGTACGTCACCATGGGGGCGGGTTCGCCCGCCGACCGGGTCGAGGCGACGGCCCGGGTGGTGCACGCCTGTCCGACCGCCGTCCGGGCCCGCTGGGCCGGCGTCCTGGACTCGCTCGACGTCCGCGCCGGGCTGGCCCGGCTCACCGTGCCGACCGCCGTCGTGGTCGGCACCGACGACCGGCTGACCCCGCCGGCGCACGCGCACCGCATCGTCGCCGCGCTGCCCGACCCGCAGGGGCTGCTCCTGCTGCCCGGGGCCGGCCACATGGTGCCGATCGAGCGGCCCGCCGAGGTCGCCGCCGAGATCGAGCGGCTCGCGACCGCCCACCTGCCCGCCGTCCACCGTCCTTCCCCCCAGAGGAGCCTGACCGCATGA
- a CDS encoding SDR family oxidoreductase, whose protein sequence is MSATLPLSAQVVVVTGAARGVGAALARKLTLQGAKVALLGLEPAELKEVAALCGPGATAWEADVTDIDALTETARRIKEHYGRIDVVVANAGIAIGGPLLDSDHRAFSRVIEVNLLGSVATARAFLPALAESRGYLLQIASLAALTPAPLMSAYCASKSGVEAFAHSIRAEVAHQGVKVGVGYLSWTDTDMVRGADQDAVLKQMRDRLPWPANKTYPLGPAVDRLVAGIARRSAHVYAQPWLRGMQPVRWILPSLIAAVGSRDIARLAPQLAATAASRLRPVGAGGAADSAAHPEKP, encoded by the coding sequence ATGAGTGCCACGTTGCCGCTGTCCGCACAGGTCGTCGTCGTCACGGGTGCCGCGCGCGGGGTCGGCGCCGCCCTGGCCCGCAAGCTCACCCTGCAGGGCGCCAAGGTGGCGCTGCTCGGGCTGGAACCGGCCGAGCTCAAGGAGGTCGCCGCACTCTGCGGCCCGGGCGCCACCGCCTGGGAGGCCGACGTCACCGACATCGACGCGCTCACCGAGACCGCCCGCCGGATCAAGGAGCACTACGGCCGGATCGACGTGGTGGTCGCCAACGCTGGCATCGCCATCGGCGGCCCGCTGCTGGACAGCGACCACCGGGCGTTCAGCCGGGTGATCGAGGTGAACCTGCTCGGCAGCGTGGCCACCGCGCGGGCCTTCCTGCCGGCCCTCGCCGAGAGCCGCGGCTACCTGCTCCAGATCGCCTCGCTCGCCGCGCTCACGCCCGCCCCGCTGATGAGCGCGTACTGCGCCAGCAAGTCCGGCGTCGAGGCCTTCGCCCACTCGATCCGCGCCGAGGTCGCCCATCAGGGCGTCAAGGTCGGTGTCGGCTACCTGAGTTGGACCGACACCGACATGGTCCGCGGCGCCGACCAGGACGCCGTCCTCAAGCAGATGCGCGACCGCCTGCCCTGGCCGGCCAACAAGACGTACCCGCTCGGCCCGGCCGTGGACCGCCTGGTCGCCGGCATCGCCCGCCGCTCCGCCCACGTCTACGCCCAGCCCTGGCTGCGCGGCATGCAGCCGGTCCGCTGGATCCTGCCCTCGCTGATCGCCGCCGTCGGCTCCCGCGACATCGCCCGGCTCGCCCCGCAGCTGGCCGCCACCGCGGCCTCCCGACTCCGCCCGGTCGGCGCCGGCGGCGCCGCGGACAGCGCCGCGCACCCCGAGAAGCCCTGA
- a CDS encoding ABC transporter substrate-binding protein: MLPALTRRTVLTLASGLALAACGSGGGGSTGGGSGATAAATRVVRHARGESTVPQRAARVVVLDTDALDSVVTLGLTPVGATTTAEGTPFSGYLPADRLAGTKAVGTIGQPSLESIAALRPDLILSNQVRDDKRYDELSRIAPTVLTETTGPAWKENARLHAEALGRRAEAEAAEAAYRAKVTELVTALGGPASVAATRVEMARFLAGAPTRLYLNDTFVGSLFKDLGLGRPANQDKPGFSIEISPEQVDQAAADVIFYSVYGDAAKSDRARIVDGSLWKNLDAVRAGRVYQVDDGLWMLGIGYTGAGQILDRIRAALVG; encoded by the coding sequence ATGCTCCCCGCGCTCACCCGCCGCACCGTGCTCACCCTCGCCTCCGGGCTCGCACTCGCCGCCTGCGGCTCGGGCGGCGGCGGCTCGACCGGCGGCGGCTCCGGGGCCACGGCGGCCGCCACCCGGGTCGTGCGGCACGCGCGCGGCGAGAGCACCGTGCCGCAGCGCGCCGCCCGGGTGGTCGTCCTGGACACCGACGCCCTGGACTCCGTCGTCACCCTCGGCCTCACCCCGGTCGGCGCCACCACCACCGCCGAGGGCACGCCGTTCTCCGGCTACCTGCCGGCGGACCGGCTGGCCGGGACGAAGGCCGTCGGCACCATCGGCCAGCCCAGCCTGGAGAGCATCGCGGCGCTCAGACCGGACCTCATCCTGAGCAACCAGGTCCGCGACGACAAGCGGTACGACGAACTGTCGAGGATCGCGCCGACCGTCCTGACCGAGACCACCGGGCCCGCCTGGAAGGAGAACGCCCGGCTGCACGCCGAGGCGCTCGGCCGCCGGGCCGAGGCCGAGGCGGCCGAGGCGGCGTACCGGGCCAAGGTGACCGAGCTGGTCACCGCCCTCGGCGGCCCGGCGAGCGTCGCGGCCACCCGGGTGGAGATGGCCCGCTTCCTGGCCGGCGCGCCCACCCGGCTCTACCTCAACGACACCTTCGTCGGCTCGCTCTTCAAGGACCTCGGCCTGGGCCGCCCGGCCAACCAGGACAAGCCCGGCTTCTCGATCGAGATCAGCCCCGAGCAGGTCGACCAGGCGGCCGCCGACGTCATCTTCTACTCGGTGTACGGCGACGCGGCCAAGTCGGACCGGGCGAGGATCGTCGACGGCTCGCTCTGGAAGAACCTGGACGCGGTACGCGCCGGGCGGGTCTACCAGGTGGACGACGGCCTCTGGATGCTCGGCATCGGCTACACGGGCGCGGGGCAGATCCTGGACCGGATCCGCGCCGCGCTGGTCGGCTGA
- a CDS encoding SDR family NAD(P)-dependent oxidoreductase: MTTALITGATAGIGAAFARRLARSGYRLVLVARDTERLERAAADLRAKFGIDTEVLTADLATEAGIAAVETRLADPAHPVDLLVNNAGFGNKGAFLTVPLQDELDMLKVHVEAILRLTTAALPGMRERGRGAIVNVASVAAFLPRGTYGASKAWVVSFTQGVMRDLGGTGVRLMALCPGFTHTEFHERAGMGTGNIPSWGWLSAERVVAEAMRDLARGRSLSVPSKRYKLAVAIARVLPSGKLGGVSSKAARTYRTD; encoded by the coding sequence ATGACCACTGCCTTGATCACCGGCGCGACCGCCGGCATCGGAGCCGCGTTCGCCCGCCGGCTCGCCCGGAGCGGCTACCGGCTCGTCCTGGTGGCCCGGGACACCGAGCGGCTGGAGCGTGCGGCCGCCGACCTGCGGGCGAAGTTCGGCATCGACACCGAGGTGCTCACCGCGGACCTGGCCACCGAGGCCGGTATCGCGGCCGTCGAGACCCGGCTGGCCGACCCGGCCCACCCGGTGGACCTGCTCGTGAACAACGCCGGTTTCGGCAACAAGGGCGCCTTCCTGACCGTCCCGCTCCAGGACGAGCTGGACATGCTGAAGGTGCACGTCGAGGCGATCCTGCGGCTCACCACGGCGGCGCTGCCCGGCATGCGCGAGCGCGGCCGCGGCGCGATCGTCAACGTCGCCTCGGTGGCGGCGTTCCTGCCGCGCGGCACGTACGGGGCCAGCAAGGCGTGGGTGGTGAGCTTCACCCAGGGCGTGATGCGCGACCTCGGCGGCACCGGCGTGCGGCTGATGGCGCTCTGCCCGGGCTTCACCCACACCGAGTTCCACGAGCGGGCCGGCATGGGCACCGGCAACATCCCCTCCTGGGGCTGGCTGTCCGCCGAGCGGGTGGTCGCCGAGGCCATGCGGGACCTGGCGCGCGGCCGCTCGCTGTCCGTGCCGAGCAAGCGCTACAAGCTCGCGGTCGCGATCGCCCGGGTGCTGCCGTCGGGCAAGCTCGGCGGGGTCTCCTCGAAGGCGGCGCGGACGTACCGGACCGACTGA
- a CDS encoding serine hydrolase domain-containing protein produces the protein MTDPDTMTGPPSAARRAGEGGLHGFSGPGADQVPALVRAAAPYATAVTLAVARGDRTAVHCHGRTDLDGEPCTPETVYELGSVTKTFTALLLAVMTARGEVALDDPLQRHLPADWCPPDVRHGGPIRLLHLATHTSGLPKLPPGLLATALPSWARNPYAGFDDRRLRAGVARTSVRHAPGTRYGYSNYGVGLLGRLLAEAGGTGYAELLADRLCRPLGLRTATCSPDAPHRATGHRRGRPIPPWLIPGLPGAGAVRAGGADVLRFLRAHLSPDEGELGHALRDVQRPRLRLSRSGDRIGLVWNLRRTPDGRDLYFHSGATRGFTVVVGFCPQTATAVAALTNTGPALDGRFVQSAYDTLKQLAKPAN, from the coding sequence ATGACCGACCCGGACACGATGACCGGCCCGCCCTCCGCCGCCCGCCGGGCGGGGGAGGGCGGCCTGCACGGCTTCAGCGGCCCGGGTGCGGACCAGGTCCCCGCCCTCGTCCGGGCCGCCGCGCCGTACGCCACCGCCGTGACGCTGGCCGTGGCCCGCGGGGACCGGACCGCCGTCCACTGCCACGGCCGGACCGACCTCGACGGGGAGCCCTGCACGCCCGAGACCGTCTACGAACTCGGCTCCGTCACCAAGACGTTCACCGCCCTGCTGCTCGCCGTCATGACCGCACGGGGCGAAGTCGCCCTGGACGACCCGCTGCAGCGGCACCTCCCAGCGGACTGGTGCCCGCCGGACGTCCGGCACGGCGGCCCGATCCGGCTGCTCCACCTGGCCACCCACACCTCGGGCCTGCCCAAGCTCCCGCCCGGACTGCTCGCGACCGCCCTCCCCAGCTGGGCCCGCAATCCGTACGCGGGCTTCGACGACCGACGGCTGCGCGCCGGCGTGGCCCGAACCAGCGTGCGCCACGCGCCCGGTACGCGCTACGGGTACTCCAACTACGGGGTCGGCCTGCTCGGCCGGCTGCTCGCCGAGGCGGGCGGCACCGGCTACGCCGAGCTGCTCGCCGACCGCCTCTGCCGCCCCCTCGGCCTGCGCACCGCCACCTGCTCCCCCGACGCCCCGCACCGCGCCACCGGTCACCGGCGCGGTCGCCCGATCCCGCCGTGGCTCATCCCCGGGCTGCCGGGCGCCGGCGCCGTCCGGGCCGGCGGCGCCGATGTGCTGCGCTTCCTCCGCGCCCACCTGTCGCCGGACGAAGGCGAGTTGGGGCACGCGCTGCGCGACGTCCAGCGCCCACGGCTTCGGCTGTCCCGATCGGGCGACCGGATCGGCCTGGTCTGGAACCTGCGCAGGACGCCGGACGGCCGCGATCTCTACTTCCACTCCGGCGCCACCCGCGGGTTCACCGTCGTCGTCGGCTTCTGCCCGCAGACCGCGACGGCGGTCGCCGCCCTCACCAACACCGGTCCGGCGCTCGACGGGCGCTTCGTGCAGTCGGCGTACGACACTCTGAAACAGCTCGCGAAGCCGGCGAACTGA
- a CDS encoding flavin-containing monooxygenase, which yields MASSTKRPRPDASDRAPLDASSGPADTAPDTTPAPEATPAAPDAPHVRVAVIGSGFGGIGAGVRLRRAGITDFVILERADSVGGTWRDNSYPGCACDVPSHLYSFSFAPNPDWPRSFSGQPDIRAYLEKVTDVFGIRPHLRFNAEVTEARWEADRTRWRITTTAGQWTADAVVSAAGPLADPQIPDLPGLDSFTGKVFHSSRWDHDFDLAGKRVAMVGTGASAAQIIPNIQPEVGRLTVFQRTPAWVLPRRDRAITDAEKWLHTRLPLTAKLRRGTLFALRELQVDAFVRRPGLLKLVQQLAERHIAQSVTDPALRAKLTPDYRIGCKRILLSNTYYPALAAANTEVVAAGLREVRGSTLVASDGSEHEVDAIVFGTGFHVTDMPIGARVFGANGTSLAEEWKDGMEALRGSTVHGFPNLFFVIGPNTGLGNSSMILMIESQLNYLVDALTTLGSVGATAMQPTARAQRHWNLELQHRMDRTVWTTGGCRSWYLDSSGKNTVLWPGSTTSFRRATRKVDLAEYELIMRTVPADRSAGTPEEALA from the coding sequence ATGGCATCCAGCACGAAGCGCCCCCGCCCCGACGCGTCCGACCGGGCCCCGCTCGACGCCTCGTCCGGCCCGGCCGACACCGCCCCGGACACCACCCCGGCCCCGGAAGCCACCCCGGCCGCACCCGACGCCCCGCACGTCCGGGTGGCCGTCATCGGCTCCGGCTTCGGCGGCATCGGCGCCGGCGTCCGGCTGCGCCGCGCCGGGATCACCGACTTCGTCATCCTGGAGCGCGCCGACTCGGTCGGCGGCACCTGGCGGGACAACAGCTACCCCGGTTGCGCCTGCGACGTCCCCTCCCACCTGTACTCCTTCTCCTTCGCACCCAACCCCGACTGGCCGCGCAGCTTCTCCGGCCAGCCCGACATCCGCGCCTACCTGGAGAAGGTCACCGACGTCTTCGGCATCCGCCCGCACCTGCGGTTCAACGCCGAGGTCACCGAGGCCCGCTGGGAGGCCGACCGGACCCGCTGGCGGATCACCACCACGGCCGGCCAGTGGACGGCCGACGCCGTGGTCTCCGCCGCCGGGCCGCTCGCCGACCCGCAGATCCCCGACCTGCCGGGCCTGGACTCCTTCACCGGCAAGGTGTTCCACTCCTCCCGCTGGGACCACGACTTCGACCTCGCCGGCAAGCGGGTCGCGATGGTCGGCACCGGAGCCTCCGCCGCCCAGATCATTCCCAACATCCAGCCCGAGGTGGGCCGGCTGACGGTCTTCCAGCGCACCCCGGCCTGGGTCCTGCCGCGCCGCGACCGCGCGATCACCGACGCCGAGAAGTGGCTGCACACCCGGCTGCCCCTCACCGCCAAGCTCCGCCGGGGCACCCTCTTCGCGCTCCGCGAGCTCCAGGTGGACGCGTTCGTCCGCCGGCCCGGCCTGCTGAAGCTCGTCCAGCAGCTCGCCGAGCGGCACATCGCCCAGAGCGTCACCGATCCGGCGCTGCGCGCCAAGCTCACGCCGGACTACCGGATCGGCTGCAAGCGCATCCTGCTCAGCAACACCTACTACCCGGCGCTGGCCGCCGCCAACACCGAGGTGGTCGCCGCCGGCCTGCGCGAGGTGCGCGGCTCGACCCTGGTCGCCTCCGACGGCAGCGAGCACGAGGTGGACGCGATCGTCTTCGGCACCGGCTTCCACGTCACCGACATGCCCATCGGCGCCCGGGTGTTCGGGGCCAACGGCACCAGCCTGGCGGAGGAGTGGAAGGACGGCATGGAGGCGCTGCGCGGCTCCACCGTGCACGGCTTCCCGAACCTGTTCTTCGTGATCGGCCCCAACACCGGCCTCGGCAACAGTTCGATGATCCTGATGATCGAGTCCCAGCTCAACTACCTGGTCGACGCCCTCACCACGCTCGGCTCGGTCGGCGCCACCGCGATGCAGCCGACCGCCCGCGCCCAGCGGCACTGGAACCTCGAACTCCAGCACCGGATGGACCGGACGGTCTGGACCACCGGCGGCTGCCGCAGCTGGTACCTGGACAGCAGCGGCAAGAACACCGTGCTCTGGCCCGGCTCCACCACCTCCTTCCGCCGGGCCACCCGCAAGGTCGACCTCGCCGAGTACGAGCTGATCATGCGGACCGTGCCGGCCGACCGGAGCGCCGGGACGCCCGAGGAGGCGCTGGCATGA